Proteins from a genomic interval of Streptomyces sp. NBC_00820:
- a CDS encoding F0F1 ATP synthase subunit gamma, producing MGAQLRVYKRRIRSVTATKKITKAMEMIAASRVVKAQRKVAASTPYATELTRAVMAVANGSNVKHPLTTEAENPTRAAVLLLTSDRGLAGAFNSNAIKAAEQLTARLEREGKQVVTYIVGRRGIAHYKFREREVVESFTGFTDEPTYADAKKVAAPLIKAIETPDSEGGVDELYMVYTEFVSMMTQTAVETRLLPLNVEEVAEEAAPKGEILPLYDFEPSAEDVLDALLPRYVESRIYNAMLQSAASKHAATRRAMKSATDNAGELINTLSRLANAARQAEITQEISEIVGGASALADATAGSDR from the coding sequence ATGGGAGCCCAGCTCCGGGTCTACAAGCGTCGCATCCGATCCGTCACCGCGACCAAGAAGATCACCAAGGCGATGGAGATGATCGCCGCCTCGCGTGTCGTCAAGGCGCAGCGCAAGGTGGCGGCCTCCACGCCGTACGCGACCGAGCTCACGCGCGCGGTCATGGCGGTGGCGAACGGGTCGAACGTCAAGCACCCGCTCACCACGGAGGCGGAGAACCCGACCCGCGCCGCGGTCCTGCTCCTCACGAGCGACCGCGGTCTGGCCGGCGCCTTCAACTCCAACGCCATCAAGGCGGCGGAGCAGCTGACCGCGCGCCTCGAGCGCGAGGGCAAGCAGGTCGTCACGTACATCGTCGGCCGTCGTGGCATCGCGCACTACAAGTTCCGTGAGCGCGAGGTCGTGGAGTCCTTCACGGGATTCACCGACGAGCCGACGTACGCGGACGCCAAGAAGGTCGCGGCGCCCCTGATCAAGGCGATCGAGACGCCCGACTCGGAAGGCGGTGTGGACGAGCTCTACATGGTCTACACCGAGTTCGTCTCGATGATGACGCAGACGGCGGTCGAGACCCGACTGCTGCCGCTGAATGTCGAAGAGGTCGCGGAAGAGGCCGCCCCCAAGGGCGAGATCCTCCCGCTGTACGACTTCGAGCCTTCGGCGGAGGACGTCCTCGACGCCCTGCTGCCGCGCTACGTGGAGAGCCGCATCTACAACGCGATGCTCCAGTCGGCCGCTTCGAAGCACGCTGCCACGCGGCGAGCGATGAAGTCGGCCACCGACAACGCGGGCGAGCTGATCAACACGCTCTCCCGTCTTGCCAACGCGGCCCGCCAGGCCGAAATCACCCAGGAAATCAGCGAGATCGTCGGTGGAGCCAGCGCCCTGGCCGACGCGACCGCGGGGAGTGACCGATAA
- the atpB gene encoding F0F1 ATP synthase subunit A: MSADPTQTLAFDTSCHLFDGCGFDTVAPGLHSFLFKPLWGNADSNLYFNKTMLLALLGSIIVVGFFWAAFAKPKVVPGKLQMIAEAGYDFVRRGVVYETIGKKEGEKYVPLVVSLFFFIWMMNLWSIIPVAQFPVTAIISYPVGLAAIVYILWVSLTFKRHGFVGAFKNFTGYDKSLGPVLPLSMTIELFSNLLVRPFTHAVRLFANMFAGHTLLLLFTVASWYMLNGIGIAYSGVSFVMVIIMTAFELFIQAVQAYVFVLLTCSFIQGALAEHH; this comes from the coding sequence GTGAGTGCTGATCCGACGCAGACGCTCGCTTTCGACACGAGCTGTCACCTGTTCGACGGGTGTGGTTTCGACACCGTCGCTCCGGGCCTGCACTCGTTCCTGTTCAAGCCCCTCTGGGGCAACGCGGACAGCAACCTGTACTTCAACAAGACGATGCTGCTGGCGCTGCTCGGTTCCATCATCGTCGTGGGCTTCTTCTGGGCCGCCTTCGCCAAGCCGAAGGTCGTCCCGGGCAAGCTCCAGATGATCGCCGAGGCCGGCTACGACTTCGTCCGGCGCGGCGTCGTCTACGAGACCATCGGCAAGAAGGAAGGCGAGAAGTACGTACCTCTGGTCGTCTCGCTCTTCTTCTTCATCTGGATGATGAACCTGTGGTCGATCATCCCGGTCGCCCAGTTCCCGGTCACCGCGATCATCTCGTACCCCGTCGGCCTGGCCGCGATCGTCTACATCCTGTGGGTCTCGCTGACCTTCAAGCGGCACGGTTTCGTCGGCGCCTTCAAGAACTTCACCGGCTACGACAAGTCGCTCGGCCCGGTGCTCCCGCTGTCGATGACGATCGAGCTCTTCTCGAACCTGCTCGTCCGGCCCTTCACGCACGCCGTGCGACTGTTCGCGAACATGTTCGCCGGTCACACCCTGCTGCTGCTGTTCACGGTCGCCAGCTGGTACATGCTGAACGGCATCGGCATCGCCTACTCCGGTGTCTCGTTCGTGATGGTCATCATCATGACCGCCTTCGAGCTCTTCATCCAGGCTGTCCAGGCGTACGTCTTCGTCCTCCTGACCTGCAGCTTCATCCAGGGCGCGCTCGCCGAGCACCACTGA
- a CDS encoding F0F1 ATP synthase subunit delta, with the protein MNGASREALAAARERLDALTDSTSVDASKLADELAAVTALLDREAGLRRVLTDPAQPAEAKAELVQRLIGGQVSGATADLVAGVVRSRWSQPRDLVDALEELADIADLAAAEKAGTLDDVEDELFRFGRIVASNTELRAALTDRSASTSAKVELLHRLLGGRAKPTTERLVTRLVTEPRGRSLESGLESLSKLAAQRRNRLVATVTSAVPLTGPQKQRLGDALAKLYGHRMHLNLDVDPDVVGGVRVQVGDEVINGSLADRLDDVARRMAS; encoded by the coding sequence ATGAACGGAGCGAGCCGCGAGGCTCTGGCAGCCGCACGCGAGCGCCTCGACGCGCTGACGGACTCCACGTCCGTCGACGCCTCGAAGCTCGCCGACGAGCTGGCCGCCGTCACCGCGCTGCTCGACCGCGAGGCCGGCCTGCGCCGGGTCCTCACCGACCCGGCGCAGCCCGCGGAGGCCAAGGCCGAGCTGGTTCAGCGGCTGATCGGTGGCCAGGTGAGCGGCGCGACCGCCGACCTGGTGGCCGGTGTGGTCCGCTCCCGCTGGTCGCAGCCCCGCGACCTGGTGGACGCGCTGGAGGAGCTGGCGGACATCGCCGACCTCGCCGCCGCGGAGAAGGCGGGCACGCTCGACGACGTCGAGGACGAGCTGTTCCGGTTCGGCCGGATCGTCGCCTCGAACACCGAGCTGCGCGCCGCGCTGACCGACCGGTCCGCGAGCACCTCGGCCAAGGTCGAGCTGCTGCACCGGCTGCTCGGCGGCCGGGCCAAGCCCACCACCGAGCGTCTGGTCACCCGCCTGGTCACCGAGCCGCGTGGACGTAGCCTGGAATCGGGACTGGAGTCCCTGTCCAAGCTTGCCGCGCAGCGCCGGAACCGCCTGGTCGCGACCGTCACCTCGGCGGTGCCGCTGACCGGCCCGCAGAAGCAGCGCCTGGGCGACGCCCTGGCGAAGCTCTACGGACACCGGATGCACCTGAACCTGGACGTGGACCCCGACGTGGTCGGCGGTGTCCGGGTGCAGGTCGGTGACGAGGTCATCAACGGCTCCCTCGCGGACCGGCTGGACGACGTCGCCCGCCGCATGGCGAGCTAG
- a CDS encoding F0F1 ATP synthase subunit B, with amino-acid sequence MSPLVMLAEGPENPLIPPIPELVIGLIAFVIVFGFLAKKLLPNINKVLEERREAIEGGIEKAEAAQTEAQSVLEQYKAQLAEARHEAARLRQEAQEQGAELITEMRAEGQRQREEIVAAGHAQIEADRKAASSALRQDVGTLATELAGKLVGESLEDHARQSRVIDRFLDELEEKAEATR; translated from the coding sequence ATGAGCCCCCTGGTAATGCTGGCGGAGGGGCCGGAGAACCCCCTCATCCCGCCGATCCCAGAGCTCGTCATCGGCCTCATCGCCTTCGTCATCGTCTTCGGCTTCCTCGCCAAGAAGCTCCTCCCGAACATCAACAAGGTTCTGGAAGAGCGCCGCGAGGCCATTGAGGGCGGTATCGAGAAGGCCGAGGCCGCGCAGACCGAGGCCCAGAGCGTCCTTGAGCAGTACAAGGCGCAGCTCGCCGAGGCTCGGCACGAGGCCGCGCGCCTGCGCCAGGAGGCTCAGGAGCAGGGTGCCGAACTCATCACCGAGATGCGGGCCGAGGGCCAGCGTCAGCGTGAGGAGATCGTCGCCGCCGGTCACGCCCAGATCGAGGCCGACCGCAAGGCCGCCTCGTCGGCTCTGCGTCAGGACGTCGGTACGCTCGCCACCGAACTGGCCGGCAAGCTCGTCGGTGAGTCCCTCGAGGACCACGCCCGTCAGAGCCGTGTGATCGACCGCTTCCTCGACGAGCTCGAGGAGAAGGCCGAGGCCACGCGATGA
- a CDS encoding F0F1 ATP synthase subunit epsilon, with amino-acid sequence MAAELHVELVAADRQVWSGEATLVVARTTSGDIGVMPGHQPLLGVLESGPVTIRTSDGATVVAAVHGGFISFADNKLSLLAEIAELSEEIDVQRVERELERAKAEDDAEAALRADVRLRAASAR; translated from the coding sequence TTGGCTGCTGAGCTGCACGTCGAGCTGGTCGCCGCCGACCGCCAGGTCTGGTCCGGCGAGGCCACCCTGGTCGTCGCGCGTACCACCTCCGGCGACATCGGCGTCATGCCCGGTCACCAGCCGCTGCTCGGTGTGCTGGAGTCGGGCCCGGTGACCATCCGTACGAGTGATGGTGCGACGGTCGTCGCCGCGGTGCACGGCGGTTTCATCTCGTTCGCCGACAACAAGCTGTCGCTGCTGGCCGAGATCGCCGAGCTTTCGGAGGAGATCGACGTCCAGCGCGTGGAGCGCGAGCTCGAGCGCGCGAAGGCGGAGGACGACGCGGAGGCGGCACTGCGCGCCGACGTCCGTCTGCGGGCGGCGTCGGCACGCTGA
- the atpD gene encoding F0F1 ATP synthase subunit beta — protein MTTTVETATATGRVARVIGPVVDVEFPVDAMPEMYNALHVEVADPANDGEKKTLTLEVAQHLGDGMVRAISMQPTDGLVRQSPVTDTGDGITVPVGDFTKGKVFNTLGEVLNSEEEHTGERWSIHRKAPNFDELESKTEMFETGVKVIDLLTPYVKGGKIGLFGGAGVGKTVLIQEMIYRVANNHDGVSVFAGVGERTREGNDLIAEMTDSGVIDKTALVFGQMDEPPGTRLRVALAGLTMAEYFRDVQKQDVLFFIDNIFRFTQAGSEVSTLLGRMPSAVGYQPNLADEMGLLQERITSTRGHSITSMQAIYVPADDLTDPAPATTFAHLDATTVLSRPISEKGIYPAVDPLDSTSRILDPRYIAQDHYDCAMRVKNILQKYKDLQDIIAILGIDELGEEDKLVVHRARRVERFLSQNTHVAKQFTGVDGSDVPVEETIRAFNMICDGDFDHFPEQAFFMCGGIEDLKKNAKELGVS, from the coding sequence ATGACCACCACTGTTGAGACCGCGACGGCCACGGGCCGCGTCGCCCGGGTCATCGGCCCGGTCGTCGACGTGGAGTTCCCCGTCGACGCGATGCCGGAGATGTACAACGCGCTGCACGTCGAGGTCGCCGACCCGGCGAACGACGGCGAGAAGAAGACGCTGACCCTCGAGGTCGCCCAGCACCTGGGTGACGGCATGGTCCGCGCGATCTCGATGCAGCCCACCGACGGTCTGGTCCGCCAGTCCCCGGTGACCGACACCGGCGACGGCATCACCGTCCCGGTCGGTGACTTCACCAAGGGCAAGGTGTTCAACACCCTCGGTGAGGTGCTGAACTCCGAGGAGGAGCACACCGGCGAGCGCTGGTCGATCCACCGCAAGGCCCCGAACTTCGACGAGCTCGAGTCGAAGACCGAGATGTTCGAGACCGGCGTCAAGGTCATCGACCTGCTGACCCCGTACGTCAAGGGCGGCAAGATCGGTCTGTTCGGCGGCGCCGGCGTCGGCAAGACGGTGCTCATCCAGGAGATGATCTACCGCGTCGCCAACAACCACGACGGTGTCTCCGTGTTCGCCGGTGTCGGTGAGCGCACGCGTGAGGGCAACGACCTCATCGCGGAGATGACCGACTCGGGCGTCATCGACAAGACCGCCCTGGTCTTCGGTCAGATGGACGAGCCCCCGGGCACCCGTCTGCGCGTCGCGCTGGCCGGCCTCACCATGGCCGAGTACTTCCGTGACGTCCAGAAGCAGGACGTGCTGTTCTTCATCGACAACATCTTCCGCTTCACGCAGGCCGGTTCCGAGGTCTCCACGCTGCTCGGCCGTATGCCGTCCGCGGTGGGTTACCAGCCGAACCTGGCCGACGAGATGGGTCTCCTCCAGGAGCGCATCACGTCGACCCGCGGTCACTCGATCACCTCGATGCAGGCGATCTACGTCCCCGCGGACGACCTGACCGACCCGGCCCCGGCCACCACGTTCGCCCACCTCGACGCGACGACGGTTCTGTCCCGTCCGATCTCCGAGAAGGGCATCTACCCGGCCGTGGACCCGCTGGACTCCACGTCCCGGATCCTGGACCCGCGCTACATCGCGCAGGACCACTACGACTGTGCGATGCGCGTCAAGAACATCCTGCAGAAGTACAAGGACCTCCAGGACATCATCGCGATCCTCGGTATCGACGAGCTGGGCGAAGAGGACAAGCTCGTCGTCCACCGTGCCCGTCGTGTGGAGCGCTTCCTGTCCCAGAACACCCACGTCGCCAAGCAGTTCACCGGCGTGGACGGTTCGGACGTTCCGGTGGAGGAGACGATCCGCGCGTTCAACATGATCTGCGACGGCGACTTCGACCACTTCCCGGAGCAGGCCTTCTTCATGTGCGGTGGTATCGAGGACCTGAAGAAGAACGCGAAGGAGCTGGGCGTCTCCTGA
- the atpA gene encoding F0F1 ATP synthase subunit alpha — MAELTIRPEEIRDALENFVQSYKPDAASREEVGTVTLAGDGIAKVEGLPSAMANELLKFEDGTLGLALNLEEREIGAIVLGEFSGIEEGQPVQRTGEVLSVAVGDGYLGRVVDPLGKPIDGLGEVETDGRRALELQAPTVMERQSVHEPMETGYMAVDAMTPVGRGQRQLIIGDRQTGKTALAVDTIINQRDNWRSGDPKKQVRCIYVAIGQKGSTIAGVRRALEENGALEYTTIVAAPASDPAGFKYLAPYTGSAIGQHWMYQGKHVLIVFDDLSKQADAYRAVSLLLRRPPGREAYPGDVFYLHSRLLERCAKLSDDMGAGSMTGLPIVETKANDVSAFIPTNVISITDGQCFLESDLFNAGQRPALNVGISVSRVGGSAQHKAMKQVSGRLRVDLAQYRELEAFAAFGSDLDAASKNQLERGTRMTELLKQNQYQPMSTEDQVVSIWAGGTGRMDDVPVSDVRRFDKELLEFLHRKHQGLMTSIREGGKMSDDTLQAIGDAIAEFKKQFETSDGKLLGEDAPAAAAK; from the coding sequence ATGGCGGAGCTCACGATCCGGCCGGAGGAGATCCGGGACGCGCTGGAGAACTTCGTCCAGTCGTACAAGCCGGACGCGGCCTCGCGCGAGGAGGTCGGTACGGTCACCCTTGCCGGCGACGGCATCGCGAAGGTCGAGGGTCTTCCCTCGGCCATGGCCAACGAACTGCTGAAGTTCGAGGACGGCACCCTCGGCCTCGCGCTCAACCTGGAAGAGCGCGAGATCGGCGCCATCGTCCTCGGTGAGTTCAGCGGCATCGAGGAGGGTCAGCCGGTGCAGCGCACCGGTGAGGTCCTCTCGGTCGCGGTCGGCGACGGCTACCTCGGTCGCGTTGTCGACCCGCTCGGCAAGCCGATCGACGGCCTCGGCGAGGTCGAGACCGACGGCCGCCGCGCCCTCGAGCTGCAGGCCCCCACGGTCATGGAGCGCCAGTCGGTCCACGAGCCGATGGAGACGGGCTACATGGCCGTCGACGCGATGACCCCGGTCGGCCGTGGTCAGCGTCAGCTGATCATCGGTGACCGCCAGACCGGCAAGACCGCCCTGGCCGTCGACACGATCATCAACCAGCGCGACAACTGGCGCTCGGGCGACCCGAAGAAGCAGGTCCGCTGCATCTACGTCGCCATCGGCCAGAAGGGCTCCACCATCGCCGGCGTGCGCCGCGCGCTGGAGGAGAACGGTGCGCTGGAGTACACGACCATCGTCGCCGCCCCGGCGTCCGACCCGGCCGGCTTCAAGTACCTGGCGCCGTACACCGGTTCGGCCATCGGTCAGCACTGGATGTACCAGGGCAAGCACGTCCTGATCGTCTTCGACGACCTGTCGAAGCAGGCCGACGCCTACCGCGCCGTGTCCCTGCTGCTGCGCCGCCCGCCGGGCCGTGAGGCCTACCCGGGTGACGTCTTCTACCTGCACTCCCGTCTGCTGGAGCGCTGCGCCAAGCTCTCCGACGACATGGGCGCCGGCTCGATGACCGGTCTGCCGATCGTCGAGACCAAGGCCAACGACGTCTCGGCGTTCATCCCGACCAACGTCATCTCCATCACCGACGGCCAGTGCTTCCTGGAGTCGGACCTGTTCAACGCCGGTCAGCGCCCCGCGCTGAACGTCGGTATCTCCGTCTCCCGAGTCGGTGGTTCCGCGCAGCACAAGGCGATGAAGCAGGTCTCCGGTCGTCTGCGCGTGGACCTCGCCCAGTACCGCGAGCTGGAGGCGTTCGCCGCCTTCGGTTCCGACCTGGACGCCGCGTCGAAGAACCAGCTCGAGCGCGGTACCCGCATGACCGAGCTGCTCAAGCAGAACCAGTACCAGCCGATGTCCACCGAGGACCAGGTCGTCTCGATCTGGGCCGGTGGTACGGGTCGCATGGACGACGTCCCGGTCTCCGACGTCCGCCGCTTCGACAAGGAGCTCCTGGAGTTCCTGCACCGCAAGCACCAGGGTCTGATGACGTCGATCCGCGAGGGCGGCAAGATGTCGGACGACACCCTGCAGGCCATCGGTGACGCGATCGCGGAGTTCAAGAAGCAGTTCGAGACCTCCGACGGCAAGCTGCTCGGCGAGGACGCCCCGGCCGCAGCCGCCAAGTGA
- a CDS encoding ATP synthase subunit C, translating into MSALETLAAGVQIKGNLGSIGYGLAAIGPGVGVGIIFGNGTQALARQPEAAGLIRANQILGFAFCEALALIGLVMPFVYPAS; encoded by the coding sequence ATGTCCGCTCTCGAAACCCTTGCCGCCGGCGTCCAGATCAAGGGCAACCTCGGCTCCATCGGTTACGGCCTCGCCGCCATCGGCCCGGGCGTCGGCGTCGGCATCATCTTCGGTAACGGCACGCAGGCCCTCGCCCGTCAGCCCGAGGCTGCCGGCCTGATCCGCGCCAACCAGATCCTCGGCTTCGCCTTCTGTGAGGCGCTCGCCCTGATCGGTCTGGTCATGCCGTTCGTCTACCCGGCCTCCTGA